Part of the Citrus sinensis cultivar Valencia sweet orange chromosome 2, DVS_A1.0, whole genome shotgun sequence genome, ATGATTACCTCTCTGCCATCAGATAAAGCACTGGAGAGCTTGACCAACACTTCTATTCCATATTTTCTGTCAAGACTCACAAAGATTCGCGTCGCGTGTTTTGCATTTGTTTCAaggaatatttttataatttgttttacgCAATATGTGCCATTTGCATTTTGCATTTTCTGAATCTGTTTTCATAATGTAGTTGCCGAGCACGTACGAATCAGACCCCAAGTTTTTGCATATCATGTTACTTATTACACCCGCACGAATATGCCAAGACTGTTTTGAATGTCCGCTGGGTGTATCTAGTAGGAGATGTCGAAGTTGGATATTCACGAGAAATCCAACTTGGCCCATTTCAAACCCCAACCCAGCAACCTAAATCAAGAGAGACGGGAAAGGTCTAAGGAGATGGGGGCGATGAATCCAAACCGTCGAAAAACAGAAGAGTCGTGAAACCAACGGTGAGTAAGAGCGCCAAGTCACGGATCCACATCCTCAGAGATAAAAACTGAACGAATCGGGCGGGGGTTTACATAAAAGAGTGCGCCAAAACGcataaaacccaaaatttcaatttccctCTTCTTCAAATTCAGCATCAACAATCAACAAAAGCCAAGCGCGtatgtgattatttattatcGAGTTACCCCTCAAAACCCCCCAAATCTCATTCATTTGCAGTTTCTTTATTCACTAAAAACATTCCGAAATTCCCTCAAGAGAGTTAAGAAATGCCGTCGTCGTCAAAATCGAATGCTCCCAAGCCGAGGAAGAGGGTCGACGCCCAATCCGCCTCCACTTCATCCGCCACTCTTATGCGGGGCAGAGACGGCAGCGCTTTCGCTAGATGGTAAcgttatcttttcttttcattttttttttaattgcatagCCTTTTGTGTGAGCTGTGAAGTGAAGATCTACATCTTTATTTACTGTGATTGGAATTGATGATTATTAGATAAAGTAAGCCCCATGGTTAGTTTCTTAATCAGTTTTTTGAAATGGAAACtgtcttattatttttcattatttttaagtctTAACTGATAAATTTgtgggggggaaaaaaattcagtGAAGAGTGCAACAAGAATGTTCCAGTGGCGCTTATCAGTATGCACAGTTGCAGCCTTGATGCTAAAATCAAGATGAATTTGGGTCAgttcacttttctttcaacttGCCCCAATTATATCTTCCCACTATTAAGCTCTCCTAACTTGTCAATTACGTGATTTTATTGCAGAGGCTCAAGTTGTTGAAAAGCCTGctgaaattaataagaagaagCCTGCTGAAAGGTAAATGCCCCACTTTTTTTGCTTTGCAAACTTGCATGTGTTCTTGAAAGTTCCTGATTTGGTATGATAAATTCTTTGTATAGGAAGAAGCCCACATCAACAGAACCAAGGGCAAAGAGATTGAGAAAGAAAGACAGTGATTCTAACAAGCCCAAGCGCCCTCCCACTGCCTTCTTTCTCTTCATGTAATATCTCTCTCTTCCTctatattttttctcttagaGTTGCAATTTTTATGATTCTATTAAGTACTAAGAAAGGCTTGATAATATGCAGGGATGACTTCAGAAAGGAAtacaaggaagcacatcctgATTCTAAGGGTGTTACAGGGGTATATTTTTACTAGCATTGAGTTGATTTGTTTGTAAATGCTGAatgttttaagtttattttggGGTTAATTTCTTAGTGATGCATTTgtgtttgatataattaacATAGGTTGCAAAAGAAGCTGGTGAGAAGTGGAAGAATATGACAGATGAAGTGAGTTcaagtttttcttttgaaaagacACAGAATTGGAGAACTAGTTAACTATGTGAATggtctttaattttattcttgttatttatttcAGGAAAAGAAGCCTTATTTGGATAAGGCTGCTGAGCTCAAGGCTGATTATTCCAAAGCCATGGAGGGTAATGGTGACTATAATGAAGTTGAAGACAAAGCTGATAATGAAGTTGAAGACAAAGCTGAAAATGAAGTTGAAGACAAAGCTGAAAAGGAAGATGTAAATGcccaaaatttgtttaaagtaTTAATCTTTGTATAATGTTTGTCTTGTATGTTGTAAAATGGTTTTAGTGCTCATAAAGTgtgttaatttgtttgtgttttgTCTAGGGTGATGAAGGTGGATCAGAAAAAGATGTTGCTGAGAAGGAAGTGCAACAGgatgaagaaaatttagatGATTATTAGATAAATAGTATGTGATGCTGTGAGGAATAgctagggttttttttttttttttcccctccctCTGTCCCATTTTTCTTGTAACAACTGTGACCCTGAGTACTCTGGtgttgtaaattttgaatacCTTCTAGTCAATGAA contains:
- the LOC102617532 gene encoding high mobility group B protein 7-like, with translation MPSSSKSNAPKPRKRVDAQSASTSSATLMRGRDGSAFARCEECNKNVPVALISMHSCSLDAKIKMNLEAQVVEKPAEINKKKPAERKKPTSTEPRAKRLRKKDSDSNKPKRPPTAFFLFMDDFRKEYKEAHPDSKGVTGVAKEAGEKWKNMTDEEKKPYLDKAAELKADYSKAMEGNGDYNEVEDKADNEVEDKAENEVEDKAEKEDGDEGGSEKDVAEKEVQQDEENLDDY